One window from the genome of Gloeomargarita sp. SRBZ-1_bins_9 encodes:
- a CDS encoding DUF561 domain-containing protein, with protein MALSCWWRSVLAQKRAVKIISGITQKDPEVVGRVVRAATQGGATYVDIAADPLLVMLAKSLTHLPVCVSTIDPTVLPACVEAGADMVEIGNFDPFYAQGEVFDADRVCALTVQVRERLPEVPLTVTVPHTLPLDVQADLAQELVRLGADVLQTEGGVAVQPQQPGVLGLMHKAVPALAAAYTLSRAVAVPVICASGLSAVTAPLALAAGAAGVGIGRAVNRLRDEWEMTAAVRAIVEAVATPVVV; from the coding sequence ATGGCACTCTCTTGCTGGTGGCGGTCGGTTCTGGCCCAAAAACGGGCGGTGAAGATCATTAGCGGCATTACCCAAAAAGACCCGGAAGTGGTAGGACGGGTGGTCCGGGCGGCAACCCAGGGGGGGGCAACCTATGTGGATATTGCGGCGGACCCCCTGCTGGTGATGCTGGCGAAGTCCCTGACCCATTTGCCGGTGTGTGTGTCTACCATTGACCCGACCGTACTGCCGGCCTGCGTGGAAGCGGGGGCGGATATGGTAGAAATCGGTAACTTTGACCCCTTTTATGCCCAAGGGGAGGTGTTTGATGCCGATCGGGTGTGCGCCCTGACGGTGCAGGTGCGGGAGCGGTTGCCGGAGGTGCCCCTGACGGTGACGGTGCCCCACACCTTGCCCTTGGATGTCCAGGCGGACTTGGCCCAGGAATTGGTGCGCCTGGGGGCGGATGTCTTACAAACGGAAGGCGGTGTGGCGGTCCAACCCCAACAACCAGGGGTCCTCGGCCTGATGCACAAAGCGGTACCGGCGCTGGCGGCTGCCTACACCCTGTCCCGGGCGGTGGCTGTACCGGTGATTTGCGCGTCCGGCTTGTCGGCGGTGACGGCTCCCTTGGCCCTGGCGGCAGGGGCGGCGGGCGTGGGTATTGGTCGGGCGGTGAACCGGCTCAGGGATGAATGGGAAATGACGGCTGCGGTGCGGGCCATCGTCGAAGCAGTGGCCACACCTGTGGTTGTGTAG
- a CDS encoding DegT/DnrJ/EryC1/StrS family aminotransferase: protein MAVATAIPQFDLTRQYRQLEPVLLPVVHKVLASGTYIGGEWVAALEQALAHLIGVPYCVSCNSGTDALYLALRALGVGPGDEVITSAFSFIATAEAISLTGATPVFVDVDPTTFNVDLHQVAQRLTPRTKAILPVHLFGRPVDMTYLQALAQAQGVALVEDCAQALGSHWQGRPVGSWGTLGCFSFYPTKNLGALGDGGAITTHDPALAQRLRELKNHGQRERYCSVTVGINSRLDALQAAILQVKLSYLEQWLVRRRALAHRYHQLLADVPGLLLPQDSPGHSWNQYTVVLQRDDISRDELRAQLQRLGIGTAVYYPIPLPLQPLYRSLQYDPAQIPQAVTLSRRVFSLPLFPELTEEEQVQVARAIRQILGT, encoded by the coding sequence ATGGCGGTGGCCACGGCCATTCCCCAGTTCGACCTCACGCGCCAGTACCGGCAACTGGAACCTGTGCTACTCCCAGTGGTCCACAAGGTCTTGGCCAGTGGGACTTACATTGGTGGGGAATGGGTGGCAGCCTTGGAGCAGGCCTTGGCCCACCTCATTGGGGTGCCCTACTGCGTCAGTTGCAACTCTGGGACCGATGCCCTGTATCTGGCCCTGCGGGCTTTGGGGGTGGGGCCGGGGGATGAGGTGATTACTTCGGCGTTTTCCTTTATCGCCACGGCAGAGGCCATTAGCCTCACGGGGGCCACGCCGGTTTTTGTGGATGTTGACCCCACCACGTTTAATGTGGATTTGCACCAGGTGGCCCAACGCCTGACCCCCCGCACCAAGGCCATCCTGCCGGTGCACTTGTTTGGCCGTCCGGTGGATATGACCTACCTGCAAGCCTTGGCCCAGGCTCAGGGGGTGGCCCTGGTAGAAGACTGCGCCCAGGCCCTGGGGAGTCACTGGCAAGGCCGACCGGTGGGCAGTTGGGGGACCCTGGGCTGCTTTAGCTTCTACCCCACCAAAAATTTGGGAGCGTTGGGGGACGGGGGGGCCATTACGACCCACGACCCGGCATTGGCCCAGCGCCTGCGGGAGCTGAAAAATCACGGCCAACGGGAGCGCTACTGCTCGGTAACGGTGGGGATCAACAGTCGGTTGGATGCCCTCCAGGCGGCCATACTCCAGGTGAAATTGAGCTATTTGGAACAGTGGCTGGTACGGCGACGGGCTTTGGCCCACCGCTATCACCAATTGCTGGCGGATGTACCGGGACTGCTGTTGCCCCAGGACAGTCCGGGCCACAGTTGGAACCAGTACACGGTAGTGCTGCAGCGGGACGACATCAGCCGGGATGAGTTGCGGGCGCAGTTGCAGCGGCTGGGCATCGGCACGGCAGTGTACTACCCTATCCCCTTGCCTTTGCAACCGTTGTACCGGTCGTTGCAATATGACCCGGCCCAGATTCCCCAGGCGGTGACCTTGAGCCGGCGGGTGTTTTCCCTGCCACTGTTCCCTGAGTTGACCGAGGAAGAACAGGTGCAGGTGGCGCGGGCTATCCGGCAGATATTGGGGACTTGA
- a CDS encoding type II CAAX endopeptidase family protein translates to MNSSLVFWRRVGLPALTLTVAAVIASALLHSWQQPQPQNLLQLRAVDLQLQATAWLETPPWVTETALAQAEQTYSRFLQRMDLQDQAQGRLRLGLIQAAQGQIQAAWDTWQTLMEQAGPGDLGSTAQVLLGLWAEPPRILPDAELLLMDHLSGWYEQVALRRLYKLQQRQGELAALEKEAQILAQNALTRLVVVVGMPLLAGVAGTLLLIGLGVQWLWQGRQSLLGRREGPRWSVPWGLDTVLQVMVLWFVAFFGLGQVLLPLLVQATGLLPTVRTPWGQGIYVLVSYGLVSVVGVGIVWLHVRRYRPLDRCWFDWRLQGRTLTWVVGGYLVAQPLVFMTTVLNQRLLGGRGGGNPLIPILTTTKDPWLLALFALVIVGLAPFFEEVVFRGFLLPSLTRRLPLAGAIVVSGGIFALAHLNVGELLPLAALGILLGFVYTREGSLWTPILLHALWNGGSFLSLLILGHGG, encoded by the coding sequence ATGAATAGTTCGCTGGTTTTTTGGCGACGGGTGGGACTGCCGGCTTTGACGCTGACGGTGGCGGCGGTCATCGCCTCGGCCCTGCTCCACAGTTGGCAGCAGCCCCAGCCCCAAAATCTTCTGCAACTGCGGGCGGTGGATTTACAGCTACAGGCGACAGCCTGGCTGGAGACGCCCCCCTGGGTGACGGAAACGGCTTTGGCCCAAGCGGAACAAACCTACAGCCGTTTTCTCCAACGGATGGACCTGCAGGACCAGGCCCAAGGGAGATTGCGGTTGGGGTTAATTCAAGCGGCCCAAGGCCAAATACAGGCTGCTTGGGATACATGGCAGACATTAATGGAGCAAGCCGGACCTGGGGACCTGGGGTCAACGGCGCAGGTGTTGCTGGGGCTGTGGGCGGAACCGCCACGCATTCTACCGGATGCGGAATTGCTGTTGATGGACCATCTCTCGGGCTGGTATGAGCAGGTGGCACTCCGGCGGCTGTACAAATTGCAACAGCGGCAAGGGGAGTTGGCTGCCCTGGAAAAAGAGGCGCAAATCCTGGCCCAAAATGCCCTGACCCGTCTGGTGGTGGTGGTAGGGATGCCCCTGTTGGCGGGGGTTGCTGGGACATTACTGCTGATAGGGCTGGGGGTGCAATGGCTGTGGCAGGGGCGGCAATCGCTCCTAGGACGCCGGGAAGGTCCCCGCTGGTCGGTGCCGTGGGGCCTGGATACGGTGTTGCAGGTGATGGTGCTGTGGTTTGTGGCCTTCTTTGGGTTGGGGCAGGTGCTATTGCCCTTGCTGGTGCAGGCTACAGGACTGCTGCCAACCGTGCGGACACCCTGGGGACAGGGCATCTACGTTTTAGTGAGCTATGGCCTAGTGAGTGTGGTGGGGGTGGGGATTGTCTGGCTGCACGTGCGCCGCTATCGCCCCCTAGACCGGTGTTGGTTTGACTGGCGCCTGCAGGGACGGACGCTGACCTGGGTGGTGGGGGGATACCTGGTGGCCCAGCCCTTGGTGTTTATGACCACCGTGCTCAACCAACGTCTTCTGGGGGGACGGGGCGGCGGCAATCCTTTGATTCCCATCCTGACTACCACCAAGGACCCCTGGCTGCTGGCGCTCTTTGCCCTGGTGATCGTGGGACTGGCACCCTTTTTTGAGGAGGTGGTGTTTCGCGGGTTTTTGCTGCCGTCTTTGACGCGCCGACTACCCTTGGCGGGGGCCATTGTTGTTAGTGGGGGGATTTTCGCCCTAGCCCATCTGAATGTGGGGGAATTACTACCGCTGGCAGCCCTGGGCATCCTTTTAGGTTTTGTTTACACTCGGGAGGGGAGTTTGTGGACGCCTATCCTGCTCCACGCTTTGTGGAATGGGGGGTCCTTCCTATCGTTGCTTATCCTGGGGCATGGTGGCTGA